The DNA segment ATCGCCAGGAGGATGGGGTAGAGGAGGCTGCGCTCGGACTGCAGGATGCCGAGGGCGACGTGCATGATGATCAGGGCGTAGGCGGCGTACACGAGCATGTGCAGGGACTTCCAGATCCGGGGCGAGAGGTTGGCGAGCCAGAAGTCGTGGCTGGTGGCGGCCATGAGGAAGAGGATGAGAAGGGCGAGGAACCCGAGGACTTCAAAGCGGAACCCGCTGATCGAGGCGAAGGAGGTGACGCCGCCGCTCTCGACCAGGGTGGCGACGATGGGGTTCCGGCCCCCGAAGGCGCCGTAGTAGAGGGTGGCGAGGGCGGCATGGGCGAGCGCAACGAGGAACATGCAGACGCCGAGGTGTCGGCGGTTGTAGAGAAGCGGGGCGGCGCGGGGCCACAGGCGGGCGAGCGGGCCGATGCAAAGGATGATGGTGAGCATGACCAGGGCGCAGGTGGCCAGCGCGCGGATCAGAAGGATCTCGTCGCTGATCGCGTGGCGGCCGCGCCAGGCGAGTTTGCCGACGGCGATGAAGGCGAGGAGGTAGAGGGCGACGCCGGAGACCATGGTGAGGTCGTAGAGGCGCTTGTGCCGGTTCCACTGCACGAGGCGGTATGAGGCGCTCATGGGCGGGCTCCGGGTGTGGAGGAGGCCGGC comes from the Phycisphaeraceae bacterium genome and includes:
- a CDS encoding ferric reductase-like transmembrane domain-containing protein, giving the protein MSASYRLVQWNRHKRLYDLTMVSGVALYLLAFIAVGKLAWRGRHAISDEILLIRALATCALVMLTIILCIGPLARLWPRAAPLLYNRRHLGVCMFLVALAHAALATLYYGAFGGRNPIVATLVESGGVTSFASISGFRFEVLGFLALLILFLMAATSHDFWLANLSPRIWKSLHMLVYAAYALIIMHVALGILQSERSLLYPILLAISISLVSSLHLIAGRRELARDRAAIPIPPAPAWIDAGAVDDIPDNRAASICIKRAGNSPPARVAVFRHNGSISAVSDTCAHQGGPLSEGKVIDGCITCPWHGYQYLPASGQSPPPFTERIPTYQVRIEGRRILINPDPLPPGTPVPPARFEPLEPAHA